A DNA window from Brenneria izadpanahii contains the following coding sequences:
- a CDS encoding sensor histidine kinase, with protein MSAATLNKIKIKKLGRRWQIKIKHWQLVGASQYPGFVCTANFRQAITIVFLFLLMMLMSIVGFSLLSETLIRTHVREVILGNIYDYSMQSHFTNTDSLIAQLRQDNQAKNDELPLFLVINKGGDILYHNHPLKNMQRTHCKMDVACLKDILSSKNDPNLIGLSVMLSDGGVFFTAYNIRPMLERVRTIPLVAGAGLFVVLLFCLLISRHFSLRSLRSVEQIRTALHRYSTGEQQVRMPLSPYGDDFDSLSADINQNLERIERLMEQVRSTSSHIAHELRTPLTHLQNRLFNLTERAGLDDEIREELNLAVGEVHKVLGLFRTVMRIGEIESGRCIHQFEQIEARRLLAEVIEYYQPLAEERGCRLLIEIKAGIQLFGDRALLFQALANLVENALKYAAQGKDITLGVKLYQGWIALSVADRGPGIPAVQHEKALQRFQRLNSDTGPQQSGYGLGLSLVKAITDLHGGKLCLESANPGLNVYLCLKRC; from the coding sequence ATGTCGGCAGCTACTCTGAATAAAATAAAAATAAAAAAGCTGGGGCGCCGCTGGCAGATAAAAATAAAACACTGGCAGTTAGTAGGGGCAAGTCAATATCCTGGTTTTGTCTGCACGGCTAATTTCAGGCAAGCGATCACCATTGTTTTTTTATTTTTATTAATGATGCTGATGAGTATTGTCGGCTTCAGTTTATTAAGCGAAACCTTAATCAGAACCCATGTCCGTGAAGTTATTCTGGGTAATATTTATGATTACTCCATGCAGTCGCATTTTACCAATACCGATAGCCTGATTGCGCAACTTCGTCAGGATAATCAAGCCAAAAATGATGAATTGCCGCTATTTCTGGTGATAAATAAAGGCGGCGATATTCTGTATCACAACCACCCGCTGAAAAATATGCAACGCACCCACTGTAAGATGGACGTGGCATGTCTGAAAGATATTCTCTCCAGCAAAAACGATCCAAACCTGATTGGTCTGTCGGTCATGCTGAGCGACGGCGGCGTATTTTTTACGGCTTACAACATTCGCCCCATGCTCGAACGGGTTAGGACCATTCCTCTGGTGGCCGGCGCCGGGCTGTTTGTGGTGCTGTTGTTCTGCCTGCTTATCAGCCGTCATTTCAGCCTGCGCAGCTTACGCAGCGTCGAGCAGATTCGCACGGCGCTGCACCGCTACAGCACCGGAGAGCAGCAGGTAAGGATGCCGTTGTCGCCCTATGGCGATGACTTTGACAGCCTGAGCGCGGATATCAACCAGAATCTGGAACGCATCGAACGGCTGATGGAACAGGTGCGCAGCACCTCCAGCCACATCGCCCACGAACTGCGTACGCCGTTGACGCATCTGCAAAACCGGCTGTTTAACCTGACCGAGCGCGCCGGTCTGGATGACGAGATCCGGGAAGAATTAAACCTTGCGGTGGGGGAAGTTCATAAGGTTCTCGGGCTATTCCGCACGGTAATGCGCATCGGTGAAATTGAGAGCGGGCGCTGTATTCATCAGTTTGAACAGATTGAAGCGCGGCGACTGTTGGCGGAAGTTATCGAATATTACCAGCCATTGGCGGAGGAGCGCGGCTGCCGTTTACTGATAGAGATTAAGGCCGGCATCCAGCTGTTCGGCGATCGGGCGCTGCTGTTTCAGGCATTGGCCAATCTGGTGGAAAATGCGCTGAAATACGCCGCGCAGGGGAAAGATATCACCCTGGGAGTGAAATTATACCAGGGGTGGATCGCGCTGAGCGTCGCCGATCGCGGGCCGGGCATTCCGGCGGTGCAGCACGAAAAAGCGCTACAGCGTTTTCAGCGGCTGAATAGCGATACCGGGCCGCAGCAGTCCGGCTATGGGCTGGGCTTATCATTGGTGAAAGCGATTACCGATCTGCACGGCGGCAAGCTCTGTCTTGAGTCCGCCAATCCGGGGCTGAATGTTTATCTATGCCTTAAGCGTTGTTAA
- a CDS encoding response regulator transcription factor, with protein sequence MRVLVVDDDSVLCHWLGSKLHSHGHSCRMVHDGEHALKAIKDEVYDVVLLDRMLPIMDGFSVLRELQGSRHPPIMLLSALDRDVDRVMGLELGAEDYLGKPFNFNELRLRLDIMARRGKRHADNSSILTFEDLQLDRLQRVAWRGGQRIELTDKEIKLLIILMENPGQAITRTMLLERVWGYHFDPQTNLIDVHMSKLRAKIDKGFPRPLIKTLRAMGYALGSVDKDRTDVGSYSE encoded by the coding sequence ATGCGTGTATTAGTTGTGGATGATGATTCCGTTCTGTGCCATTGGTTAGGCTCTAAATTACATTCACATGGTCATTCATGTCGTATGGTTCACGATGGCGAGCATGCATTAAAAGCAATAAAGGATGAAGTCTATGATGTCGTGCTGCTGGATAGAATGCTGCCGATTATGGATGGCTTTAGCGTATTGCGCGAATTACAGGGATCGCGTCATCCGCCGATTATGCTGCTTTCCGCATTAGACCGGGATGTCGATCGGGTTATGGGATTGGAGCTCGGCGCGGAAGATTATCTTGGTAAACCGTTTAATTTTAATGAATTAAGGTTGCGCCTGGATATTATGGCGCGGCGCGGTAAACGCCATGCGGATAATTCCTCCATTCTGACGTTTGAGGATTTGCAGCTTGACCGGCTGCAACGGGTCGCCTGGCGCGGCGGACAGCGAATCGAACTGACGGATAAAGAAATCAAGTTATTGATTATCCTGATGGAAAATCCCGGACAGGCGATTACCCGCACCATGCTGTTGGAACGAGTGTGGGGATATCACTTTGATCCGCAAACCAATTTAATTGACGTCCACATGTCGAAGCTACGGGCGAAAATTGATAAAGGTTTCCCGCGTCCGTTAATTAAAACCTTAAGGGCAATGGGCTATGCATTAGGTTCTGTTGATAAGGATAGAACGGATGTCGGCAGCTACTCTGAATAA
- a CDS encoding Na+/H+ antiporter, with protein sequence MEIFFTILILTLVVSLSGVVTRILPFQIPLPLMQIAVGAILAWPQFGLHVDFNPELFMVLFIPPLLFADGWKTPTREFLHYGREIIGLALVLVLITVVGVGYFIYWMVPGMPLIAAFALAAVLSPTDAVALSGIVGEDRIPKKLMGILQGEALMNDASGLVSLKFAVAIAMGTMVFSVSGATLAFIKVAMGGLLAGVAVTWLYSKSLRIISRWSGNDAATQIVLLLLLPFAAYLIAEHIGVSGILAAVASGMTIGQSGVIRNAPLTMRLRANGVWSMLEFVFNGMVFIMLGLQLPDILETSITQAELDPTVETWMLFTDIAVIYAALLLLRFGWLWMMKRYSLHIQKKKPMVFAEFTTRELWISSFAGVRGAITLAGVLSIPLLLTDGTAFPSRYQLVFIATGVILFSLLCGVLALPLLLRGIVVADKVTYAKEERMARSTMAEVAINSLHKMEERLAADREENIDEQVLKEVSARVIGNLRRQVAGQSDLEHSLMIENLERRFRLTALNSERAELYHLRATQQISNETLQKMLRELDLLEAVLSEGE encoded by the coding sequence ATGGAAATCTTTTTTACTATTCTTATTTTGACCCTGGTAGTTTCTTTATCAGGGGTGGTTACACGAATTCTACCTTTTCAAATACCGCTTCCGTTGATGCAAATAGCCGTTGGTGCGATTCTTGCCTGGCCTCAGTTCGGTTTGCACGTTGATTTCAATCCCGAGTTATTTATGGTGCTGTTCATTCCGCCGCTGCTGTTCGCCGACGGTTGGAAAACGCCGACGCGCGAATTCCTGCACTACGGGCGTGAAATTATCGGGTTGGCGCTGGTTCTGGTGTTGATTACCGTCGTGGGCGTCGGCTATTTCATCTATTGGATGGTGCCGGGCATGCCGCTGATCGCCGCTTTCGCGCTGGCGGCGGTGCTTTCCCCGACGGACGCCGTCGCGCTTTCCGGCATCGTGGGGGAAGATCGCATCCCGAAAAAACTGATGGGCATCCTTCAGGGGGAAGCATTGATGAACGATGCTTCCGGCCTGGTGTCGCTGAAATTTGCCGTCGCCATCGCCATGGGAACGATGGTGTTCAGCGTTTCCGGCGCGACGCTGGCGTTTATAAAGGTCGCGATGGGCGGGTTGCTGGCCGGCGTGGCGGTTACCTGGCTTTATAGTAAGTCATTGCGCATTATCAGCCGCTGGAGCGGCAATGACGCCGCTACCCAAATTGTTTTACTGCTGCTGTTGCCTTTCGCCGCCTATCTGATCGCCGAACATATCGGCGTGTCTGGGATCTTGGCGGCGGTCGCGTCCGGGATGACTATCGGCCAGTCCGGCGTGATCCGTAACGCTCCGCTGACCATGCGGCTGCGAGCGAACGGCGTCTGGTCGATGCTGGAGTTCGTTTTTAACGGCATGGTGTTCATTATGCTGGGGCTGCAACTGCCGGATATTCTGGAAACGTCGATTACCCAGGCGGAGCTGGATCCTACGGTTGAAACCTGGATGCTGTTCACCGACATCGCGGTCATTTATGCCGCTCTGCTGCTGCTGCGCTTCGGCTGGCTGTGGATGATGAAAAGATACAGCCTGCATATTCAGAAAAAGAAACCGATGGTGTTCGCCGAATTCACGACGCGCGAACTGTGGATTTCCTCTTTCGCCGGCGTGCGCGGCGCCATTACGCTGGCCGGCGTGCTTTCCATTCCTCTGTTGCTGACGGACGGAACGGCTTTCCCGTCTCGTTATCAGCTGGTGTTTATCGCCACAGGCGTCATCCTGTTCTCTTTGCTGTGCGGCGTATTGGCGCTGCCGTTGCTGCTGCGGGGGATTGTGGTGGCCGATAAGGTGACTTACGCCAAAGAGGAACGGATGGCGCGTAGCACCATGGCGGAAGTGGCGATTAACAGCCTGCATAAAATGGAAGAACGGCTGGCGGCCGATCGCGAAGAAAATATCGACGAGCAGGTGTTGAAAGAGGTTAGCGCCAGGGTGATAGGGAACCTGCGTCGGCAGGTGGCCGGGCAGAGCGATCTGGAACATAGCCTGATGATTGAAAACCTGGAGCGGCGTTTCCGTTTGACGGCGCTGAATTCGGAACGCGCCGAGCTTTATCATCTGCGCGCCACGCAGCAGATCAGCAACGAGACATTGCAAAAAATGCTGCGGGAGTTGGATCTGCTGGAGGCGGTACTGAGCGAAGGCGAGTAA
- a CDS encoding NCS2 family permease — protein MSNTTRQADGAARPHGALDAFFKITQRGSNVRQEVLAGLTTFLAMVYSVIVVPGMLGKAGFPPAAVFVATCLVAGFGSLLMGLWANLPMAIGCAISLTAFTAFSLVLGQQISIPVALGAIFLMGVLFTIISATGIRSWILRNLPLGVAHGTGIGIGLFLLIIAANGIGLVIKNPIDGLPVALGNFTSFPVIMALIGLAATIGLEKRRVPGGILLVIIVISIIGLIFDPNVKFQGWFAWPSLSGEDGSSLIFSLDIMGALQPVVLPSVLALVMTAVFDATGTIRAVAGQANLLDKDGQIVNGGKALTSDSVSSILSSLVGTSPAAVYIESAAGTAAGGKTGLTATVVGVLFLLILFLSPLSYLVPGYATAPALMYVGLLMLGNVTKLNFDDFVDAMSGLVCAVFIVLTCNIVTGIMLGFGSLVLGRIFSGEWRKLNIGTVLIALALVVFYAGGWAL, from the coding sequence ATGTCGAATACTACTCGTCAGGCTGATGGTGCGGCGCGTCCGCATGGCGCGCTTGATGCATTTTTCAAAATAACACAGCGCGGCAGCAATGTGCGCCAGGAAGTGTTGGCAGGGTTAACTACGTTTCTGGCTATGGTTTACTCGGTTATCGTTGTACCGGGCATGTTGGGTAAAGCCGGTTTCCCTCCGGCCGCGGTATTTGTCGCAACCTGTCTGGTCGCCGGATTCGGCTCATTGCTGATGGGGCTGTGGGCCAATCTGCCGATGGCCATCGGCTGCGCGATATCTCTGACCGCCTTTACGGCATTCAGTCTGGTATTGGGGCAGCAGATTAGCATTCCGGTTGCGCTGGGCGCGATTTTCCTGATGGGGGTTCTGTTCACCATCATTTCCGCCACCGGGATCCGCTCCTGGATCCTGCGCAATCTCCCGCTTGGGGTGGCGCACGGAACCGGTATCGGCATTGGTTTGTTCCTGTTGATTATCGCCGCCAACGGCATTGGCCTGGTGATAAAAAATCCGATTGACGGTCTGCCTGTCGCTTTGGGCAACTTCACCTCTTTCCCGGTTATCATGGCCTTGATAGGGCTGGCCGCTACCATCGGGTTGGAAAAACGCCGTGTTCCGGGCGGCATTTTATTGGTGATCATCGTCATTTCCATTATCGGTTTAATCTTCGATCCGAATGTGAAATTTCAGGGCTGGTTCGCCTGGCCTAGCTTGAGCGGCGAGGATGGTTCTTCACTGATTTTCAGCCTGGATATTATGGGCGCGCTGCAGCCGGTGGTGTTGCCCAGCGTTCTGGCGTTGGTGATGACGGCGGTATTTGATGCGACCGGTACTATTCGCGCGGTTGCCGGTCAGGCGAACTTGCTGGATAAAGACGGACAAATCGTCAATGGCGGTAAAGCGCTGACGTCTGACTCCGTTAGCAGCATTCTTTCCAGTCTGGTTGGGACATCTCCGGCGGCGGTTTATATTGAATCCGCCGCTGGTACGGCAGCCGGCGGTAAAACCGGTCTGACCGCGACGGTCGTCGGCGTGTTGTTCCTGCTGATCCTGTTCCTGTCCCCGCTGTCTTATCTGGTTCCCGGATATGCGACTGCGCCGGCGCTGATGTATGTCGGTTTACTGATGTTGGGCAATGTAACCAAACTGAACTTCGACGACTTTGTTGATGCGATGTCGGGTCTGGTGTGCGCGGTGTTTATCGTGCTGACCTGTAACATTGTGACCGGCATTATGCTGGGCTTTGGTTCGCTGGTGTTGGGACGTATTTTCTCCGGCGAATGGCGGAAACTGAATATCGGCACCGTTCTTATCGCCCTTGCTCTGGTGGTGTTCTACGCCGGCGGTTGGGCGCTCTAA
- the lpxP gene encoding kdo(2)-lipid IV(A) palmitoleoyltransferase: MKIKQKFTRVLLHPRYWLTWFSLGILFLLVQLPYPLLMKIGGSAGRFSRFFLKRRVAIARRNLELCFPDISAEERETMIVNNFSSLGMALVETGMAWFWSDRRVRHWFDVSGLENLQQACAKKRGVMAIGIHFMSLELGGRAMGLCQPMMAMYRPHNNKVMELVQTWGRSRSNKAMIDRKDLRGMVHALKGGEAVWFAPDQDYGPKGSVFAPFFAVKNAATTNGTFTIGRLAKPSMITIVLIRKPDASGYKLVIQPELQDYPYHDEHAAASYMNKVIENEIMRAPEQYLWLHRRFKTRPAGEVSLYAGV; the protein is encoded by the coding sequence ATGAAAATTAAACAAAAATTCACCAGAGTATTACTTCATCCGCGTTACTGGCTCACCTGGTTCAGTCTAGGCATTCTGTTCCTGCTGGTTCAATTGCCTTACCCGTTGCTGATGAAAATCGGCGGCAGCGCAGGGCGTTTTTCCCGATTTTTTCTAAAACGCAGAGTGGCTATCGCTCGGCGTAATCTTGAACTGTGCTTTCCCGATATTTCCGCCGAAGAGCGGGAGACGATGATCGTCAATAATTTTTCTTCGTTGGGGATGGCGCTGGTGGAAACCGGTATGGCCTGGTTTTGGTCGGATCGCCGGGTTCGCCACTGGTTTGATGTCTCGGGGCTGGAAAACTTGCAGCAGGCTTGCGCAAAAAAACGCGGGGTGATGGCCATCGGCATTCACTTTATGTCGCTGGAGTTGGGTGGGCGAGCGATGGGGCTGTGCCAGCCGATGATGGCAATGTATCGTCCTCACAACAATAAGGTGATGGAACTGGTGCAAACGTGGGGACGTTCCCGCTCGAACAAGGCGATGATCGATCGTAAAGATCTGCGAGGTATGGTTCATGCCCTGAAAGGCGGCGAGGCCGTGTGGTTCGCCCCGGATCAGGATTACGGTCCGAAAGGCAGCGTTTTCGCTCCGTTTTTTGCCGTGAAAAACGCCGCGACCACCAATGGCACCTTTACTATCGGCCGCTTAGCGAAGCCATCCATGATCACCATCGTTTTAATCCGTAAACCGGATGCATCCGGGTACAAGCTGGTGATTCAGCCCGAACTACAGGATTATCCCTATCACGATGAACATGCCGCCGCCAGCTACATGAATAAAGTGATAGAAAATGAGATCATGCGGGCGCCGGAGCAGTATCTGTGGCTGCATCGCCGTTTTAAAACCCGTCCGGCTGGTGAGGTCTCTTTATACGCCGGAGTGTGA
- the cspA gene encoding RNA chaperone/antiterminator CspA — protein sequence MSNKMTGLVKWFDAGKGFGFITPTDGSKDVFVHFSAIQGQGNDYKSLDEGQKVEFSVESGQKGPSAVNVSVI from the coding sequence ATGTCTAATAAAATGACTGGATTGGTAAAATGGTTTGACGCTGGCAAAGGTTTTGGTTTCATCACCCCGACCGACGGCAGCAAAGATGTATTCGTTCACTTCTCCGCCATTCAAGGCCAGGGTAACGATTACAAAAGCCTGGACGAAGGCCAGAAAGTTGAGTTCAGTGTTGAAAGCGGCCAGAAAGGCCCATCAGCAGTGAACGTTAGCGTAATCTAA
- a CDS encoding TOBE domain-containing protein, whose amino-acid sequence MSVSARNQLAGVVTTIVEGAVNNEVVLKLDSGDLLTTVITKASSTSLGLAPGKPVIALVKAPWVIIASVDCGLNFSARNQLAGKVTKVEKGAVNSMIHIETSNGLTLTSSITNESLDEMAIADGSEVIALIKASSVILATRK is encoded by the coding sequence ATGTCAGTTTCTGCGCGGAATCAACTAGCTGGCGTTGTAACTACAATCGTAGAAGGCGCCGTTAACAATGAGGTTGTCCTCAAGCTGGACAGCGGTGATTTGCTGACGACCGTGATTACCAAGGCAAGCAGTACGTCTCTGGGTTTGGCTCCCGGTAAACCGGTTATCGCACTGGTGAAAGCGCCCTGGGTTATTATCGCTTCAGTGGACTGCGGCCTGAATTTTTCCGCCCGTAATCAGTTAGCGGGTAAAGTGACGAAGGTAGAGAAGGGCGCGGTTAATTCGATGATACATATTGAAACCAGCAATGGTTTAACCCTGACATCCAGTATCACCAACGAAAGCCTCGATGAAATGGCGATTGCCGATGGGAGCGAGGTGATTGCGTTGATTAAGGCTTCCAGTGTTATTCTGGCTACCAGGAAATAA
- a CDS encoding EAL domain-containing protein, with product MELLTRFNDEGPCSEKRIQQMSRAEKQALLIDQLESIAQKQRYFIDNNIRLSLNIDFTMAMFLSQDGETRNLMDKLPFICLEISENFPNLNDGKRNPLLAALYERYPLWLDGFGSGNSNIYAVSQSTFYYVKLDKIFYWEMIKDRKVYTLSVLVENIQKYCHGIIIEGVQTHSEYYLLKNCGVAGIQGYIYPTYTLDTLPTLKI from the coding sequence ATGGAACTGCTTACCCGATTTAATGATGAGGGACCATGTTCGGAAAAACGCATTCAGCAGATGAGCCGTGCTGAAAAACAGGCGTTGCTGATAGATCAACTGGAATCTATCGCCCAGAAGCAACGCTATTTTATAGATAACAATATACGTTTATCGCTAAACATCGACTTCACTATGGCGATGTTTTTATCCCAGGATGGGGAAACCAGGAACTTAATGGATAAATTACCCTTTATTTGCCTGGAGATAAGCGAAAACTTCCCAAATCTTAATGATGGAAAACGCAATCCGCTGCTTGCAGCATTATATGAGCGTTACCCCCTTTGGTTAGATGGTTTTGGCAGCGGAAACTCAAATATTTACGCCGTTAGCCAATCTACGTTTTATTACGTTAAGTTGGATAAGATTTTCTACTGGGAAATGATAAAGGATAGAAAAGTCTATACATTATCCGTCCTGGTGGAAAATATACAGAAATACTGTCATGGCATCATCATTGAAGGAGTGCAGACTCATTCAGAATACTACCTATTAAAGAACTGCGGCGTGGCGGGAATTCAGGGATACATCTACCCGACCTATACATTAGACACTCTACCGACATTAAAAATATGA
- a CDS encoding EAL domain-containing protein, with amino-acid sequence MVDSILDIDDRRYYVAKPIYDFQQKMFAVELLARYENKGLSTTKHPRRMSPAEKKDLLIEQLECISAKQSYFIDNQVLVTINIDFVMAVFLFQNQYASNLLDSLPFTHLKINEVFPNLNDGKRNPLLAKLHERYPLWLDDLGKGDANLYAVSQSIFSYIKLDKNFYLGLMKNREDDYIFPSLIKNIKKFCDGIIIEGIQHSSEYEYLKRCGVDGMQGSFHPTYQLDNLPTLTE; translated from the coding sequence ATGGTAGATTCAATACTAGATATAGATGATAGAAGGTACTACGTTGCGAAACCTATCTATGATTTCCAGCAAAAAATGTTCGCAGTGGAACTGCTAGCACGATATGAAAATAAAGGGCTCAGCACCACGAAACATCCTCGACGGATGAGCCCAGCGGAAAAAAAAGACTTACTGATAGAGCAATTGGAATGTATTTCCGCCAAACAGTCATATTTCATCGATAATCAGGTTCTGGTGACGATAAACATCGATTTCGTGATGGCCGTATTCCTATTCCAGAATCAGTACGCCAGCAATTTGCTAGACAGTCTCCCATTTACTCATCTGAAAATAAATGAGGTGTTCCCAAACCTCAATGACGGGAAACGCAACCCTCTGCTGGCGAAACTGCATGAGCGCTACCCGCTCTGGCTGGACGATCTGGGCAAAGGCGACGCCAATCTCTATGCCGTGAGCCAATCTATTTTCAGCTATATTAAGCTGGATAAGAACTTCTATCTCGGACTGATGAAAAATAGGGAAGATGACTATATCTTCCCGTCATTGATCAAGAATATAAAAAAATTCTGCGATGGGATCATCATAGAAGGCATTCAGCATTCCTCGGAATATGAGTACTTAAAACGCTGCGGAGTGGACGGCATGCAAGGCAGTTTTCATCCGACATACCAACTTGATAATTTACCCACATTAACTGAATAA
- the pfkB gene encoding 6-phosphofructokinase II has translation MPQIFTLTLAPSLDCATTTPKIYPEGKLRCTAPVFEPGGGGINVARAVVHLGGEACAIFPIGGPTGEHLAELLEQEGVKTQTLRTQDWTRQNLHVHADSSGEQFRFVMPGAGLTGDELDQLIDRILKIPAGSLLVISGSLPPGCDVEKLAYLVKQAQSGKLSCIVDSSGAALEACLKLGGLALVKPNHNELSALTGRPLESPNDVYNAASELIRKGSAERVVVSLGPQGALAIDRKECIQAVPPPVKKLSTVGAGDSMVGAMTLKLAAGAGLGEMVRYGVAAGTAATLNHGTRLCSKADTQRLYDYICQSKALTA, from the coding sequence ATGCCCCAGATTTTTACGCTCACCCTTGCCCCATCCCTGGATTGCGCCACAACCACGCCCAAAATCTACCCTGAAGGAAAACTACGCTGCACCGCTCCGGTGTTTGAACCCGGCGGAGGAGGAATTAATGTCGCCCGCGCCGTTGTTCATCTGGGGGGCGAGGCCTGCGCCATTTTCCCTATCGGCGGACCCACGGGCGAACACCTGGCTGAATTGCTCGAACAAGAAGGCGTTAAAACCCAAACGCTGCGCACCCAGGACTGGACGCGGCAGAACCTGCATGTCCATGCGGATAGCAGCGGCGAACAGTTCCGTTTCGTTATGCCGGGCGCCGGGCTGACCGGCGACGAACTCGATCAGTTAATCGATCGCATACTGAAGATCCCCGCAGGTTCGCTACTGGTCATCAGCGGCAGCCTGCCGCCGGGATGCGATGTTGAAAAACTGGCGTATCTGGTGAAACAGGCGCAGAGCGGCAAATTGAGCTGCATTGTCGACAGCTCCGGCGCGGCCCTGGAAGCCTGTCTGAAGCTGGGCGGTCTGGCGCTGGTAAAACCCAATCACAATGAACTTTCCGCCCTGACAGGACGTCCGTTGGAAAGCCCTAATGATGTCTATAACGCCGCGTCTGAACTGATACGCAAAGGTTCGGCTGAGCGGGTTGTGGTTTCACTGGGGCCGCAGGGCGCGCTGGCGATCGACCGCAAAGAGTGTATCCAAGCCGTTCCGCCGCCGGTGAAAAAGCTGAGCACCGTGGGCGCAGGGGACAGCATGGTAGGCGCGATGACGTTAAAGCTGGCCGCCGGCGCGGGGCTGGGCGAGATGGTGCGCTACGGCGTCGCGGCAGGAACCGCGGCAACGCTGAATCATGGTACGCGTCTTTGTTCGAAAGCGGATACGCAACGGCTGTATGATTATATCTGCCAGAGTAAGGCGCTAACCGCATAA
- a CDS encoding chaperone modulator CbpM — MMTEEMTFTMVELCQSVNISQDELVEVVELGVIVPLDLDKPGWVFDSHALICLRRARRLQMELDLDWSGIAMTLTLLDKIDELKKENEQLRRHLNRFLITP; from the coding sequence ATGATGACTGAAGAAATGACATTTACGATGGTGGAACTGTGCCAGTCAGTAAATATTTCTCAGGACGAGCTCGTTGAAGTGGTGGAGCTAGGCGTCATTGTACCGTTGGATCTGGATAAGCCTGGTTGGGTTTTTGATTCCCATGCGCTGATCTGCCTCCGGCGCGCCCGGCGGTTGCAGATGGAGCTGGATTTAGACTGGTCGGGAATTGCGATGACGTTGACATTGCTGGATAAAATCGACGAGTTGAAGAAAGAAAACGAGCAGTTGCGCAGGCATCTTAACCGTTTTTTGATCACGCCATAA